One segment of Planctomycetia bacterium DNA contains the following:
- the arsA gene encoding arsenical pump-driving ATPase: MKFLDTPTRNLFFTGKGGVGKTSMACAVAVALADRGKRVLLVSTDPASNLGQVFGVEIGEEEPTAIVAVPGLFALNINPEAAAQAYRDRIVGPVRNALPPDVVKGMEEQLSGACTTEIAAFDEFTELLTGGMLTAGFEHVIFDTAPTGHTLRLLQLPTAWSSFLEDNQSGASCLGPLSGLAKQRERYSQAVAELASAEHTSFVLVTRPQLGALKEAERTSGELASLGIKNQRLIVNGVMPDAASDDPLAKAMVAREQNALAHTSTLLAALPTERIALQPRNLVGVDALRSLLAPATLVDQPAVDRTEQTGPALPPLSQLIDEIERDEHGLIMVLGKGGVGKTTIAAAIAVGLAARGHAVHLTTTDPAAHLAMTVESNVAGLEVSRIDPHVESENYRQRVLETKGKDLDAAGKAVLEEDLRSPCTEEIAVFQAFSRVMHESRKKFVVVDTAPTGHTLLLLDATGAYHRDVVRNLAPGVHARTPMMQLQDPQQTKMLIVTLPETTPVLEAESLEADLRRAGIEPWAWVINSSLAAAKPRDALLATRAAEERTHIERVRSSVQRVALVPWQIIPPTGYEALKVLASTYPAAPVPIEV; this comes from the coding sequence ATGAAGTTCCTAGACACCCCGACGCGTAACTTATTCTTCACCGGCAAAGGGGGTGTCGGCAAAACTTCAATGGCTTGTGCCGTCGCCGTAGCCTTGGCCGATCGGGGCAAGCGAGTGCTCCTGGTGAGTACGGATCCCGCCTCGAACTTAGGGCAAGTCTTCGGCGTGGAGATCGGCGAAGAAGAACCGACGGCAATCGTCGCCGTGCCGGGACTCTTCGCGCTCAATATCAATCCGGAGGCCGCGGCGCAAGCGTATCGGGATCGGATCGTCGGGCCGGTGCGCAACGCCTTGCCGCCGGATGTCGTCAAGGGAATGGAAGAGCAACTCTCCGGAGCCTGCACCACCGAGATCGCTGCGTTCGACGAGTTCACGGAGTTGCTGACGGGCGGCATGCTGACCGCCGGCTTCGAGCACGTGATCTTCGACACGGCGCCGACCGGACACACGTTGCGACTTCTGCAACTGCCGACGGCGTGGTCGAGCTTTCTCGAAGACAATCAAAGCGGAGCGTCCTGCTTGGGGCCGCTCTCGGGCTTGGCGAAGCAGCGTGAACGCTACTCTCAGGCGGTGGCCGAGTTAGCGAGCGCCGAGCACACCTCCTTCGTTCTGGTCACTCGCCCCCAACTTGGCGCGTTGAAGGAAGCCGAACGAACGAGCGGTGAGCTGGCTTCGCTGGGGATTAAGAACCAGCGCCTGATCGTCAACGGCGTGATGCCCGATGCCGCGAGCGACGATCCCTTAGCGAAGGCCATGGTCGCCCGCGAGCAAAACGCGCTCGCTCATACCTCCACGCTCTTAGCCGCCCTTCCCACGGAACGAATCGCACTCCAGCCGCGCAATCTCGTCGGCGTCGATGCGCTTCGCTCGCTGTTGGCGCCCGCAACTTTGGTTGATCAGCCGGCCGTCGATCGAACGGAGCAGACCGGCCCGGCGTTGCCGCCGCTTTCTCAGTTGATCGACGAGATCGAGCGCGACGAACACGGGTTGATTATGGTCTTGGGGAAGGGAGGTGTCGGAAAGACGACGATCGCCGCCGCCATCGCCGTCGGGCTTGCCGCCCGCGGTCATGCGGTGCATCTCACGACGACCGATCCGGCGGCGCATCTCGCGATGACCGTCGAATCGAACGTGGCCGGCCTCGAAGTGAGTCGTATCGATCCGCATGTCGAAAGCGAGAACTATCGGCAGCGCGTGCTGGAAACCAAGGGTAAAGACCTCGATGCCGCCGGCAAAGCGGTGCTCGAGGAAGACCTGCGATCTCCCTGCACCGAAGAGATCGCCGTGTTTCAGGCGTTCTCTCGTGTGATGCACGAGTCTCGGAAGAAGTTCGTCGTGGTCGACACGGCGCCGACCGGCCACACCCTGCTGTTGTTGGACGCAACCGGGGCGTATCACCGGGACGTGGTTCGCAACTTGGCCCCCGGCGTCCACGCGCGCACTCCGATGATGCAGCTCCAAGATCCCCAGCAGACCAAGATGCTGATCGTCACGCTTCCGGAGACGACGCCGGTCTTGGAAGCGGAATCGCTTGAGGCCGACCTGCGGCGCGCGGGAATCGAGCCTTGGGCTTGGGTGATCAATTCGTCGCTGGCCGCCGCTAAGCCGCGCGATGCACTGTTAGCGACGCGAGCGGCCGAAGAGCGTACACATATCGAGCGCGTCCGCAGTTCGGTCCAGCGCGTGGCGCTCGTCCCCTGGCAGATCATTCCGCCGACGGGATACGAAGCGCTCAAGGTGTTGGCTTCGACTTACCCCGCGGCTCCCGTCCCGATCGAGGTTTAG
- the arsD gene encoding arsenite efflux transporter metallochaperone ArsD: MKTIQIYDKPMCCSTGVCGADIDPVLPRFAADLAWLASQGYQVERYNLAQQPTAFVANPIIHNLLSTQGTNFLPAIVVEGRLVSQNGYPTRDTLMAWLEPVHPPVAIQVIDKPGGCCSGAKSC, translated from the coding sequence ATGAAAACGATTCAAATCTACGACAAGCCGATGTGCTGCTCGACCGGTGTTTGCGGAGCGGACATCGATCCCGTGTTGCCGCGCTTCGCCGCCGATCTCGCGTGGCTCGCGTCGCAGGGGTATCAAGTCGAGCGCTATAACTTGGCTCAACAGCCTACGGCGTTCGTCGCGAATCCGATCATCCACAATCTGCTGTCGACCCAGGGAACGAACTTCCTGCCGGCGATCGTCGTCGAGGGCCGCCTCGTCAGTCAGAACGGATACCCGACGCGAGACACGTTGATGGCGTGGCTGGAGCCCGTTCACCCTCCCGTCGCAATCCAAGTCATCGACAAGCCGGGCGGTTGCTGCAGCGGAGCGAAGAGTTGCTGA
- a CDS encoding metalloregulator ArsR/SmtB family transcription factor, translated as MITRKVKVKGCDDGGVTLPDDESAERLAELAWAVAHPARVRIVRLLISRKACVCGEIVDRLPLAQSTVSQHLKILKESGLIQGEVDGPKVCYCIHPTKLKELKKLIASL; from the coding sequence ATGATCACGCGAAAAGTAAAGGTAAAAGGCTGCGACGACGGAGGCGTGACGCTGCCGGACGATGAATCGGCAGAGCGGCTAGCCGAGTTGGCTTGGGCCGTGGCCCATCCGGCTCGGGTACGAATCGTACGGCTCTTGATCAGCCGCAAGGCGTGCGTCTGCGGTGAGATCGTCGATCGGCTGCCGCTCGCTCAGTCGACCGTCTCGCAGCATCTCAAGATTCTCAAGGAGTCCGGATTGATCCAAGGAGAAGTCGACGGGCCTAAGGTCTGCTACTGCATCCATCCGACGAAGCTCAAAGAACTCAAGAAGTTGATCGCGAGCTTGTAG
- a CDS encoding MMPL family transporter, whose amino-acid sequence MTSIYARCCRITLALMALSAPALIYGAWQTLQVNANSPIDWVSFDFPARQDYERFRSSFESGDVIVVSWPGCSIDDERLDTFERRLDSSPDARDSNGNPYFSNVLTTTGTIREMTSPPLSLSTMEAASRLRGSLVGQDGRSACGIVVCTSDGLRDRAQAVALVQRILADDCKVPVADQHLAGPIIDGLSVDRASFESLNRFAGPSSLLILLLTWRCLRSWRTGLAVFVIATYCQFASLAAVHFCGEAMNAVLMVMPPLVLVLGVSGGIHLVNYLYDAINHEGREGAAARAVRLGWLPCALSSGTTALGLASLLVSDLKPIRQFGFYGALGVVATFVLLFLVLPGAFEIWPKFAASARNSDHGPSQVAWQSWVVGVIRRRSKLIVAVSTALMIVTAVGATKIRTSVRIQTLFASDSRILEDYRWIEERVVPLVPIEVLVHVGHQCPLSVYERLELVRQVEARLAHLPEVQGTLSATDFTPSVAESGGARQSVTKTIVRRKLEQNLDRFVELGYLAKDPNAQHWRVTARVSSIDDIDYGLFLAEVRAAVEPLVDDYRQKGVDHISVTYTGVMPLVHEIQRGLVHDLFNSFLSAMVVITLTMIAVEREIVAGLVSMVPNFFPIVLLFGAMGWLGRPMDIGSVMTASIALGMAIDGTLHYLTFYRREIERTDSPPVAVEAAFTHCAAAMVESTVVCGFGLMPFALSAFLPTGRFAWMILGLLWAALAGGLIVLPALLLGHCGRFFRRKKSSVFDSSKSSKS is encoded by the coding sequence ATGACTTCGATCTACGCCCGCTGTTGTCGCATCACACTCGCGCTGATGGCGTTGTCGGCACCGGCGCTCATCTACGGCGCTTGGCAAACGTTGCAGGTGAACGCCAACTCGCCGATCGACTGGGTCTCATTCGACTTCCCGGCACGACAGGATTACGAACGATTCCGATCGTCGTTCGAAAGCGGCGATGTGATCGTGGTGAGTTGGCCGGGCTGTTCGATCGACGATGAGCGCCTGGACACGTTCGAGCGACGACTCGATTCTTCGCCAGACGCGCGCGACTCGAATGGGAATCCGTATTTCAGTAACGTGCTGACGACGACCGGTACGATTCGTGAGATGACGTCGCCTCCGTTGTCCCTATCGACCATGGAGGCGGCATCGCGATTGCGCGGCTCGCTGGTCGGTCAAGACGGCCGTTCGGCGTGCGGGATCGTCGTTTGTACGTCGGACGGCTTGCGCGACCGCGCGCAAGCCGTCGCACTCGTTCAACGGATTCTCGCCGACGACTGCAAAGTTCCAGTCGCCGACCAGCATTTGGCGGGCCCGATCATCGACGGCTTGTCGGTCGATCGTGCTTCCTTCGAATCGTTGAATCGTTTTGCCGGTCCTTCATCGCTCCTGATTCTCCTGCTGACGTGGCGGTGCTTGCGATCGTGGCGAACGGGGCTCGCCGTCTTCGTGATCGCGACGTATTGCCAGTTCGCTTCGTTGGCGGCTGTTCATTTTTGCGGCGAGGCGATGAACGCCGTCTTGATGGTGATGCCGCCGTTGGTTTTAGTCCTGGGGGTCTCCGGCGGCATCCATTTAGTCAACTACCTTTACGATGCGATCAACCATGAAGGGCGCGAGGGAGCGGCCGCCAGGGCCGTTCGGCTCGGATGGTTGCCATGCGCCCTCTCAAGCGGCACGACGGCTCTCGGTCTCGCGTCGCTATTGGTCAGCGACCTCAAGCCGATTCGCCAATTCGGTTTCTATGGCGCGCTGGGCGTCGTCGCGACTTTCGTGTTGTTGTTTCTGGTATTGCCGGGAGCCTTCGAGATTTGGCCCAAGTTCGCCGCATCGGCCCGCAATTCGGATCATGGCCCTTCACAGGTCGCTTGGCAGTCTTGGGTAGTCGGAGTGATTCGTCGACGATCGAAGTTGATCGTGGCGGTCAGCACGGCGCTGATGATCGTGACCGCCGTGGGTGCGACGAAAATTCGAACCTCGGTGCGAATTCAGACGTTGTTCGCTTCCGACAGTCGAATCTTGGAGGATTACCGCTGGATCGAAGAACGCGTGGTGCCCCTCGTTCCCATCGAGGTCTTGGTACACGTAGGCCATCAATGCCCGCTCTCGGTTTATGAGCGACTGGAACTGGTGCGCCAAGTCGAAGCTCGACTGGCACATTTGCCTGAAGTGCAAGGGACGCTCTCCGCCACCGACTTTACACCGAGCGTGGCCGAGTCGGGTGGCGCGCGGCAGTCCGTAACGAAGACGATCGTGCGGCGCAAGCTCGAGCAGAACCTAGATCGGTTCGTCGAACTCGGCTATCTCGCTAAGGACCCCAACGCCCAACATTGGCGCGTCACGGCTCGAGTCAGCTCGATCGACGATATCGATTACGGACTCTTTCTCGCCGAGGTTCGGGCCGCCGTCGAACCGCTCGTCGACGATTATCGACAGAAAGGGGTCGATCACATTTCGGTGACCTACACCGGTGTGATGCCGCTCGTCCATGAGATCCAACGGGGGCTCGTCCACGATCTATTCAATAGTTTTCTTTCGGCCATGGTCGTGATCACGCTGACGATGATCGCCGTCGAGCGCGAAATCGTCGCCGGCCTCGTTTCGATGGTTCCGAACTTCTTCCCGATCGTACTGCTGTTCGGCGCGATGGGTTGGCTCGGACGACCGATGGACATCGGCTCCGTCATGACGGCCAGCATCGCGCTCGGTATGGCGATCGATGGAACGTTGCACTATCTCACGTTCTATCGCCGCGAGATCGAGCGCACGGATTCTCCGCCCGTCGCCGTCGAAGCCGCCTTCACGCATTGCGCCGCCGCGATGGTGGAAAGCACCGTCGTTTGCGGCTTCGGCCTAATGCCGTTTGCGCTCAGTGCCTTTCTTCCAACCGGTCGCTTCGCATGGATGATCTTGGGATTGCTTTGGGCCGCATTGGCGGGAGGCCTGATCGTACTCCCGGCCTTGTTGCTCGGGCACTGCGGTCGGTTCTTTCGCCGAAAGAAGTCCTCGGTTTTCGATTCGTCGAAGTCGTCGAAATCCTGA
- a CDS encoding isoprenylcysteine carboxylmethyltransferase family protein, with amino-acid sequence MIPENMRIPRHLSTTYSALAIAATGDEFGIDRAFVAQLIGFTADSPRKISHHFLDYPCSKMVSASIRRFFARNRVTISILLFLTLIVENLLFETKPRHGWFYDGSWQGYCGLLLVLLGVCVRSWAAGILRKGADLTTVGPYSLCRNPLYLGSFSVMFGFCMLIGHGFDFLVVCGPIAAIYIATVLNEEQRLDAKYSSRWREYAQRTPRFIPSRIFAFTPGDWSLEQWLKSREYQALISTVLGSIVLEAWRLR; translated from the coding sequence TTGATCCCGGAGAATATGAGAATCCCCAGGCATCTGAGTACGACTTACTCGGCTTTAGCTATCGCTGCGACCGGAGATGAATTTGGAATCGATCGAGCATTCGTCGCACAACTGATCGGGTTCACCGCCGACTCGCCCCGCAAGATATCGCATCACTTCTTAGACTATCCCTGCTCAAAAATGGTTAGTGCCAGCATTCGTCGGTTCTTCGCCCGAAACCGCGTAACGATCTCGATATTATTGTTTCTCACGTTAATCGTTGAGAATTTGCTCTTTGAGACGAAGCCCCGACATGGTTGGTTCTACGACGGAAGTTGGCAAGGATACTGCGGATTGCTACTGGTATTGCTCGGCGTCTGCGTTCGAAGTTGGGCGGCCGGCATTCTCCGTAAGGGTGCCGATCTGACGACCGTCGGACCCTACTCGCTCTGCCGAAACCCTCTCTATCTCGGCTCGTTTTCGGTCATGTTCGGTTTCTGCATGTTAATCGGACACGGATTCGACTTTTTGGTGGTCTGTGGTCCCATCGCGGCGATTTACATCGCTACCGTCTTAAACGAAGAACAACGGCTGGATGCAAAATACTCTTCGCGCTGGCGAGAGTACGCGCAGCGCACTCCGCGCTTCATTCCTTCGAGGATCTTCGCTTTCACTCCAGGGGACTGGTCTCTTGAACAATGGCTGAAAAGCCGTGAGTACCAAGCGTTGATATCGACAGTTCTGGGCTCGATCGTCCTTGAAGCCTGGCGGCTCCGATGA
- a CDS encoding VIT1/CCC1 transporter family protein, translating to MPQSPHLEKHFTSSESVRDIVIGMSDGLTVPFALAAGLSGAVASSGIIVTAGLAEVAAGAIAMGLGGYLAARTDAEHFVTERKREERETEEMPEQEAKEVGDILQSYGLDDRSVATVVASICADKTRWVDFMMRFELGLDEPDPKRAGRSALTIAVSYIAGGLVPLAPYFVFASIHTALLGSIVVTLLALAVFGYVKGRFTTSRPLRSAGQTVLVGGLAATAAFIIAKAIG from the coding sequence ATGCCGCAGTCACCGCATCTCGAAAAGCATTTCACCTCATCGGAGAGCGTCCGCGACATCGTCATCGGCATGTCCGACGGCCTGACCGTGCCGTTCGCTTTGGCGGCCGGACTTTCCGGGGCCGTCGCGTCGAGCGGAATCATCGTGACGGCGGGCTTGGCCGAGGTCGCAGCCGGTGCGATCGCGATGGGCCTCGGCGGCTACTTGGCCGCTCGAACCGACGCCGAACACTTCGTGACCGAACGCAAACGTGAGGAGCGTGAAACCGAAGAGATGCCCGAGCAAGAAGCGAAGGAAGTCGGCGATATTCTTCAGTCCTACGGCCTCGACGATCGCAGCGTCGCCACCGTCGTCGCTTCGATTTGTGCGGACAAGACCCGCTGGGTCGATTTCATGATGCGCTTCGAACTCGGCTTAGATGAACCGGACCCGAAGCGTGCCGGTCGGAGCGCCCTGACGATCGCCGTGTCGTACATCGCCGGGGGACTCGTGCCGCTGGCCCCATACTTCGTCTTCGCGTCGATTCATACGGCGCTACTCGGTTCGATCGTGGTGACGCTTTTGGCGTTGGCCGTGTTCGGCTACGTCAAAGGCCGGTTCACCACGTCGCGTCCTCTGCGCAGCGCCGGTCAGACCGTCCTCGTCGGCGGTCTGGCGGCGACCGCGGCGTTCATCATCGCCAAGGCGATCGGCTAG
- a CDS encoding methyltransferase domain-containing protein, whose amino-acid sequence MFFGLTRRNLQPELLDQPGVPEDVHRSALKGLERVNLICGTGAIAWKAIEPLARRNDSRPLEVLDIACGGGDVLLDLQRRAARSGANVNLTGYDMSETAIAYARESSNHGIDFQVCDIFENFPPKRFDVVMCSLFLHHLDEKHAVKLLRIMSATARRLVLVNDLIRSDWGYAAAQIVLRLISCNRIVLADGPQSVAGAFKLPEVRRLLQVAEIPDATIRKIWPFRFLLSWSPQASELCELVADDRFPAIRVATP is encoded by the coding sequence TTGTTTTTCGGACTCACGCGACGCAATCTTCAGCCCGAGTTGCTCGATCAGCCGGGCGTGCCGGAAGATGTACATCGCAGTGCATTGAAAGGCCTGGAACGAGTCAACCTGATCTGCGGCACAGGCGCGATCGCTTGGAAGGCGATCGAACCGCTTGCCCGACGCAACGACTCACGGCCGCTCGAAGTGCTCGACATCGCTTGCGGGGGTGGTGATGTGCTACTCGACCTTCAGCGCCGAGCCGCGCGGTCGGGAGCGAACGTGAATCTCACCGGCTACGACATGAGCGAGACGGCGATCGCCTACGCGCGAGAGTCCTCGAACCACGGCATCGACTTCCAAGTCTGCGACATCTTTGAAAACTTTCCGCCGAAGCGGTTCGACGTCGTAATGTGTTCGCTGTTCCTACATCATCTCGATGAGAAGCATGCCGTGAAGTTGCTGCGAATCATGTCGGCCACGGCCCGGCGACTCGTCTTGGTGAACGATCTGATCCGGAGCGATTGGGGGTACGCGGCTGCACAGATCGTGTTGCGGCTTATCTCGTGCAATCGGATCGTTCTGGCCGACGGGCCGCAGTCGGTGGCCGGAGCGTTTAAGCTGCCGGAGGTTCGTCGACTTCTGCAAGTCGCGGAGATCCCCGACGCGACGATTCGCAAGATATGGCCGTTCCGGTTCTTGCTCTCATGGAGTCCACAGGCGAGCGAGCTTTGCGAACTAGTAGCCGACGATCGTTTCCCCGCGATCCGGGTCGCGACTCCCTGA
- a CDS encoding FAD-dependent monooxygenase, translated as MHSHWDVVVVGAGPAGSALATLLARDGRRVVIVDTSHFPRRKMCGEHLACGAQPLLDAIGIGAEVRALGVPIKTVSLFASPKHRLTVPAAAGDSLCPTALSRYRFDQLLVEHAQKSGAELRVGRRVRSVLIERGVVQGVETRDQARQMSVEVFWAPIIIAADGRQSVVVRHTGTVSRWGPTLVGFKRHFPFPVGNEDFRTDELAMFGLPGGYLGVAPVEDGSLNLCGLLPREVMAGKTGSLDAAIDDWLSTYPSLLRLISRTSNAEPWSTIADVRTQTARPRLPGVLYIGDAFGTIEPMTGQGMTMALAGALLAHQILRRSDGGEPAGELAQRRFEIAWESMFRRSIRQASALAMLLRRPRLMQAIMFADRLPGDPATRLFGGIYRSVPVAQSCFEQLALKSIPVSASGSRDPDRGETIVGY; from the coding sequence ATGCACTCTCATTGGGATGTCGTCGTCGTAGGAGCCGGACCGGCGGGAAGTGCGCTCGCCACGCTTTTGGCTCGTGATGGCCGACGTGTCGTGATTGTCGACACATCCCACTTCCCCCGTCGTAAAATGTGCGGCGAGCATTTGGCTTGCGGTGCGCAGCCGCTTTTGGATGCGATCGGCATTGGTGCCGAGGTGCGCGCGCTCGGGGTACCGATCAAAACGGTTTCCTTGTTCGCATCGCCAAAACATCGGCTCACGGTGCCCGCCGCCGCCGGTGACTCGCTATGCCCAACGGCGCTGAGCCGTTACCGATTCGATCAGCTGCTCGTCGAGCATGCGCAGAAGTCGGGAGCCGAGCTGCGCGTCGGTCGTCGGGTCCGTTCGGTGTTGATCGAGCGGGGCGTCGTGCAAGGAGTAGAAACGCGAGACCAAGCTCGGCAAATGTCGGTCGAAGTGTTTTGGGCGCCGATCATCATCGCGGCCGACGGTCGACAATCGGTCGTGGTGCGACATACGGGAACGGTCTCTAGATGGGGACCGACGCTGGTCGGTTTCAAACGCCACTTTCCGTTTCCCGTCGGCAATGAGGATTTTCGCACTGACGAGTTGGCGATGTTCGGCCTCCCCGGCGGCTATCTCGGCGTCGCGCCGGTTGAAGACGGGAGCCTGAACCTGTGCGGATTGCTCCCGCGTGAAGTGATGGCCGGCAAAACCGGCTCGCTAGACGCTGCGATCGATGACTGGTTGTCGACCTATCCGAGCCTGCTGCGGCTCATCTCCCGAACGTCGAACGCAGAGCCCTGGTCGACCATCGCCGACGTCAGAACGCAAACCGCCCGGCCGCGTCTACCCGGCGTGCTCTACATCGGCGATGCGTTCGGCACGATCGAACCGATGACAGGTCAAGGGATGACGATGGCCTTGGCCGGTGCGTTGCTCGCCCATCAAATCTTACGCCGATCCGATGGCGGAGAGCCGGCCGGAGAACTTGCCCAGCGACGATTCGAGATCGCTTGGGAATCGATGTTTCGCCGCTCGATTCGCCAAGCATCGGCCCTCGCGATGCTCTTGCGCCGACCGCGTCTGATGCAAGCGATCATGTTCGCCGATCGCTTACCCGGCGATCCGGCTACGAGGTTATTCGGTGGCATCTATCGCTCGGTGCCGGTCGCGCAATCTTGCTTCGAGCAACTCGCTCTCAAGTCGATACCCGTATCGGCCTCAGGGAGTCGCGACCCGGATCGCGGGGAAACGATCGTCGGCTACTAG
- a CDS encoding YceI family protein: MNRFVSLVARQLPALAGIVLSAASSFAQQSALQPGQVDVQRSKAYAFVAARGLGHEHGVEGRVASGTIRLGVAQQAGELTFDLKSFVCDTADSRGYVGVKGTTDESTQQQTTANMISAAVLDVAKFPTATYLIRSSLPLAKQQPNDPDRFELSGDFTLHGVTRPLSIRVIAEPAPGLIRLRGHFSVKQRDFGMTPFSKAFGAIGVADEVKIWGDVSIAAQ, encoded by the coding sequence ATGAATCGTTTCGTTTCCCTGGTTGCTCGGCAGTTACCGGCATTGGCCGGGATCGTTCTTTCGGCGGCGTCCAGCTTCGCACAGCAATCGGCGCTACAGCCGGGCCAAGTCGACGTGCAGCGCAGCAAGGCGTACGCCTTCGTCGCCGCTCGAGGTCTCGGTCACGAACACGGAGTGGAAGGTCGCGTCGCTTCCGGAACGATTCGCTTAGGCGTCGCTCAACAAGCCGGCGAACTCACGTTCGATTTGAAATCGTTCGTCTGCGATACGGCGGATTCGCGCGGGTACGTCGGCGTCAAAGGGACGACCGATGAATCGACGCAACAGCAAACGACGGCCAACATGATCAGTGCGGCGGTCCTCGACGTCGCAAAGTTTCCCACGGCGACTTACCTTATTCGTTCCTCGCTCCCGTTGGCGAAGCAACAACCGAACGATCCCGACCGGTTCGAACTGTCGGGCGACTTCACGCTTCACGGCGTCACACGACCGCTTTCGATTCGCGTGATCGCCGAGCCGGCACCGGGCCTTATACGTCTTCGTGGGCACTTTAGCGTGAAACAACGAGACTTCGGGATGACACCGTTTTCAAAAGCTTTCGGAGCGATCGGAGTCGCCGACGAAGTGAAGATCTGGGGCGACGTTTCGATCGCCGCGCAATAG
- a CDS encoding methyltransferase domain-containing protein: MISFPDVKKSEIRSHYDWATPFYRLLWGRHIHHGLWNGDEGPRVAQQRLVTTMIELAGIGEGMRVLDVGCGMGGSSMELARLAGCRVTGVTLSPVQRFGATLESRMRGLAGRTTFLCDDAERVEFEPSSFDVVWSVECTEHLFDKPAFFRRAAKWLRPGGTMIICAWLAGDDVLDVQLAEQTRRVCEGFLCPSLGSPNDYQGWMHEAGLDFVSYDDWTSRIVKTWEICQRRVERSRVRVVARAVPGMVKFLDSFETISSAYRSGAMKYGCFVFRAPVRVETNEPNDRSVHSSLARSLSGEPSV, encoded by the coding sequence ATGATCAGCTTTCCCGACGTCAAGAAGTCCGAGATTCGCAGCCACTACGATTGGGCGACGCCGTTCTATCGGCTGCTTTGGGGCCGACATATCCATCACGGACTTTGGAACGGCGACGAAGGGCCGCGCGTCGCGCAGCAGCGGCTCGTGACGACGATGATCGAACTGGCCGGCATCGGCGAGGGGATGCGGGTGCTCGACGTCGGCTGCGGTATGGGGGGCTCATCGATGGAGTTGGCTCGTCTCGCCGGTTGTCGGGTGACGGGAGTCACGCTCAGCCCCGTGCAGCGCTTCGGAGCTACGCTCGAATCGCGCATGCGCGGCCTAGCCGGTCGAACGACGTTTCTTTGCGATGACGCCGAGCGGGTCGAGTTCGAACCCAGCTCGTTTGACGTGGTCTGGAGCGTCGAATGCACCGAGCACCTGTTCGACAAGCCGGCGTTCTTCCGTCGGGCGGCGAAATGGCTCCGGCCCGGCGGCACGATGATCATCTGCGCTTGGCTCGCCGGCGACGACGTTCTCGACGTTCAACTAGCCGAGCAGACGCGGCGAGTCTGCGAAGGGTTCCTGTGCCCCTCGCTCGGCTCGCCGAACGATTATCAAGGCTGGATGCACGAAGCCGGTCTCGACTTCGTCTCTTACGACGATTGGACGAGCCGGATCGTCAAGACTTGGGAAATCTGTCAGCGGCGAGTCGAACGAAGCCGCGTTCGCGTTGTCGCTCGGGCCGTTCCGGGCATGGTGAAGTTTCTCGACAGCTTCGAAACGATTTCGTCGGCTTATCGGAGTGGCGCGATGAAATACGGCTGCTTCGTGTTTCGAGCGCCGGTCCGCGTCGAAACGAATGAGCCCAACGATCGCAGCGTGCATTCGTCGCTTGCGCGATCGCTGAGCGGCGAGCCGTCCGTTTGA